The DNA segment TAGAACCTTGATTGGTTAGAATATTCCGCGTTTTTTTTGGGTTGGATTGAGTTTTTAATTCCCTTTAGATTATTAAgatatttgagaaaattttgagaaaattttgagaaatttttgagaaatttgagaaatttaaaaactcttttagaaatttgagaaatttgaaaaatgtaagaaatttttgagaaatttgagaattgtgagaaatttttgagaaataaatttctcaaaatagtctCTGGATCGTGGTCATCAAAAAGAGCGGCctttatgttaatttattgttttttgaacaaatCACTCGATAGAAGCAATATAAATTTAGACGCGTCCCTCCCATTTCAATGCACAATTACTTTCCAACTTTCTGAGTATATGTTCGTCACCCTCTAACTACTCAGGTGATTCAATTTCTTGCATGAAATTCTTCAATGCCAAAATCAGATTTACATATTACAACATATTGgcgcaaaatatttaaaaaatcgaactTTTTTACTTGCTGGGTTGTGGCTTGTCATATGCCATATGTATTATATAAAAATGACATTGACGCACATAATATGATGGTCTCCTAACTCACAATAATCAAAGAAGAATATCAacgaaaatatctcaaaaagtGTCTTAATAGTTCGGGAAGGCGAAATCAAGTTAATTTATAAACTTAAGGCGGACTATAGACACAGACCACAATGCGATTATTTTTTGCTCTGTTGACGAAAAAGGGTAGAGCACCGCAAAATGTGAACAAGGTGCCATTCAAAGCTGTCCTACCGATGAAACTTCGTAATCATGTCAGTGGAAAATCCGATCGACAGAAACCGGTCCCATGCCTCCAAGAGTTGACCTTTTTGTTTGCCAAACTAAGGGAGCACGAATTCAATGATCAAGCGTGTGCAAAGGAGACAGAGGCTCTGCGCGCAGCCAACCGAGAATATTTGACAACGAGGTTCGTTTAAACATTGTTTAACAAGTCGTATGTGTGTAGTCTAAGTCTATCCCAAAGTCCAAGGCTCACTTGATGAaaacttatgaaaaaaaaaaaccatcgcCTTACCTCCAGTGTCCCAAGAgcgttttttgttgtaataGCGAAGAATATTACATTCAAGTCAATTTGTGACATTCGAATCTAATCAAAATCTCTTTTTTATCCAGGCGTGAGACGAAAAAAACAAGGAGCGAAGGTAAACTGGTGCCAGGCAAAGATCTTCATTACAAGCAGTTGaacaattatttgaaattgtttccgaATCCGGAATGATGAAATAAAGTGGCTTTTTCGTTAGTGTTCTATCAAAGATGGTTCTTCTTTAATTCAACTTTCCGTGGCGGATTTTCAATCATTTATTAATGAATGGCATGGTTAACAGCTTCGCAGCCTGCGACATTTCTGATTCGAGAAAAGCAATTGCGGCCAAATTCTCCAAATTGTGTTGATCGTTCACGTTTTCATAAGAGTACTGTTCGGCAGCGCTCGAAACATCATGCCGTCTGCGTATCTTTGGCTCGACAAAACGTTGTTCTTGGCTAATGTTCACGTTGATAGTTCTCTGCGAATGGATGGTACGTTTGAATTGGACATTTGAATTAGCCGAAATACTGAATTCAACTTACAATCGGAGTTTGTGATGCAATGGAACCTTCTGGACATGGGCCAGGcattacataaatttttgtCGGTTGTGGCCTGCGAACAC comes from the Bradysia coprophila strain Holo2 unplaced genomic scaffold, BU_Bcop_v1 contig_358, whole genome shotgun sequence genome and includes:
- the LOC119081538 gene encoding coiled-coil-helix-coiled-coil-helix domain-containing protein 1, with the translated sequence MRLFFALLTKKGRAPQNVNKVPFKAVLPMKLRNHVSGKSDRQKPVPCLQELTFLFAKLREHEFNDQACAKETEALRAANREYLTTRRETKKTRSEGKLVPGKDLHYKQLNNYLKLFPNPE